CAGCAGTACAGGGACTGACGCACCGGGACCGACGTACGAGGACCGCATACAGAGGACCGCATTCAACTGACGGACACCGACAGCAGCGAGAGGTGATCGATGGGCGTCGCGGGATCCACCGGGCCGGTGATGGACCGGGACGAGGTGGACCGTGCGCTCGCGCGGCTCGGCGCGGAGCACGAGGCCATCGAGACCTCGCTGCTCGCCCTGCAGGACCACGCGGGCCGCAGGCTGCTCGAAGGCGCCGAGCTGACCGGCGTCACCAAGGAGCGCTGGACCGCCGCGGACGCGTCGATCACGCTGCTGTGGGCGTACTTCGACGCGTACACGGACGCGTTGCACAGCGCCCGGGAGATCCGTTCGCGGCGCCGCTGGTCCAGCCGTGAGGACCTGGTGGAGCTGACCGAACTGCTGCGCGGCGAGGCGGTCACGGTCGCCGGCTCCGCGACGGCGATGGCGAACGCTCCGACGCTGCAGGGCACGACCCGCCTCAGCGAACAGTTCTCGCTGGCCACGCTGGTGGACCGGATGAACGACCTGTACGCGTCCTCGCTGGACATGGTCGTGGCCGCCGACGCGGTGTGGTCCGCGCTGCCCGCCAGGATCGATCTCCTGGCCGCCGAGCTCCAGCGCACCCGTCAGCTCGCGCACTCCGTGGGCGTACGCCCCGGCGAGCACCCGGCAGGCGACGACCTGGAGCGGATCACCCGTACCCTCACCCGGCTCCGTGAGCAGGTCGTCTCGGACCCGCTGGCCTTCTGGGTGCCCACGCCGGGCAGTTCGGCGCCCGGTGGCGGCCGCCCGGACACCTCCACGTACGACCGTGAGGCACGGGCCCTGGAGGACGTGCGGCGGGAGATCGACGCCGTGCTGACGGTCCGGCAGGACGCGGAGTCCCGGCTGGTGAAGCTGCGGGACGTCCTCAGCCGCGCTGACCGCACGCTCGCCGAGGCGCGCAGCGCGCGCGGTGAGGTGCTGGCGAAGATCGCCGCCACGGAGGTGCCCGTGGTGAGCGGCCCGCCGACGGTGCTGCAGGAGCAGTTGGCGATGGCGGCGGAGTACCGCAGACACGCGCAGTGGCACCGGCTCTCCCCGCTCCTGGAGTCCCTGGAGCAGAAGGCCGACGACGAACTGCTGCGGGCCCGCGAGTCGTTGACGGCGGTCACCGCGCCGCTGGCGGTCCGCGCGGAGCTGCGCGGCCGGCTCGACGCCTACAAGGCGAAGGTCGCCCGGCACGGCTTCGCGGAGGACGCGCTGCTGGTCGAGCGGTACGACGCGGCGCGCCGCATGCTGTGGAGCGCCCCCTGTGATCTGCGCGTCGCGGAGATGGCGGTGCTGCGCTACCAGCAGGCGGCCGCCGAAGTGCTGGGCCAGTCGGTGCCGGCCCAGCGTGCGCCCCAGGACCGGAGGGAGGAGCAGTCGTGAGTCAGACGGAGGAGAGCCCGGCGGGCGAGGAGACGGCACGGCAGTCGTGCCAGCGGCCCGGTTGCTCGGGTTCGTACGAGGACGTGGGCGGCGGCGAGCTGTACTGCGACGAGTGCGGTCTGGCGCCGGTCGTCTCGGCGAGCGGCATGGTCAACTCGCCGCCCACCGGCATCACCGGGGGCGGGCGGGGCTCGCGCGGCTCCGGTTCCAGCAGTTCGCGCTCCTCGCGGACGTCCGGGCGCTCCTCGCAGTCCCGGCGTTCTGTCTCGGGCCGGCTCTCACGTGCCCTGTCGGGCCGGTCGACGGGCCGCTCGGTGTCGGTGCGCAGCTCCGGCAAGACCGCCAGTTCCTCGGGGCGGGCGCGGCTCGGTGTCGGGCTCGTCCAGGTCCCGGACGTGCCGCGCCCTGACCCGCGCTCGATGGTCCTGGAGACCGCCGAGGTGCCCGAGCGGAAGCGGTTCTGCTCGCGTTCCGACTGCGGGGCACCGGTCGGGCGGGCGCGCGGGGAGCGGCCGGGACGCACGGAGGGCTTCTGCACCAAGTGCGGCCACCCGTACTCCTTCGTGCCGAAGCTGCACTCGGGCGACATCGTGCGCGGCCAGTACGAGGTCGTGGGCTGTCTGGCGCACGGCGGGCTGGGCTGGATCTACCTGGCGATAGACCGGGCGGTGTCGGACCGCTGGGTCGTGCTGAAGGGTCTGCTGGACACCGGCGACCAGGACGCGATGGCCGCCGCGATCTCCGAGCGCCGCTTCCTCGCCGAGATCGAGCACTCCAACATCGTCCGCATCTACAACTTCGTCGAGCACCTCGACCAGCGCACCGGTTCGCTGGACGGGTACATCGTCATGGAGTACGTGGGCGGCAAGTCGCTGAAGGAGATCGCCAACGGCCGCCGCACGCCGGACGGGCGCCGCGATCCGCTGCCGGTGGAGCAGGCGTGCGCGTACGGCATCGAGGCGCTGGAGGCGCTCGGTCACCTCCACAGCCGCAACCTGCTGTACTGCGACTTCAAGGTCGACAACGCGATCCAGACCGAGGACCAGCTCAAGCTGATCGACATGGGCGCGGTCCGCAGGATGGACGACGACGAGTCCGCCATCTACGGCACCGTCGGCTACCAGGCCCCCGAGGTCGCCGACGTGGGCCCGTCGGTCGCCTCCGACCTCTACACGGTCGCCCGGACGCTCGCGGTGCTCACCTTCGACTTCCAGGGCTACACGAACGTGTTCGTGGACTCCCTGCCCGACCCGGACAACATCGAGGTCTTCCGCCAGTACGAGTCCTTCTACCGGCTGCTGGTACGTGCCACCGACCCCGACCCGGCCCGACGGTTCGCCTCCGCGCAGGAGATGTCGGAGCAGTTGACGGGCGTGCTGCGGGAGGTCGTCTCGCTGCAGACGGGCCGGGCCCGTCCCGCCCTGTCGACGATCTTCGGGCCCGAGGTGAAGGTCACGGACACCGAGCTGTTCGCGAAGCTGGACGGGGACGTGTCCCGGCTGGGCACGCGCCGCGACAAGCCGGCCGCCAGGAACGGTGGTTCGCCTTCCGGTTCGCCTTCCGGTACGCCCGCCCTGCTGACCGCCGGCGCCGCCGTCCCCGCCCCCCGGCTCACCCGGCAGCTCGACACCGCCGCCGCGGCCCTCGCGCTGCCCGTGCCGCGCGTGGACCCGGGTGACCCCAACGCCGGATTCCTGGCGGGGCTGATGACCTCCGCGCCGACCGAGCTGATCACGGCGCTGCACGCGGCCCCCAGCGGCTCGCTGGAGCTGCGGCTGCGCGAGCTGCGGGCCCGCCTGGAGATGGCCGAGTTCACCATCGCCCTGGCCACCCTGGACGCCCTGGAACGGGACCACCCCGACGACTGGCGGGTGGTCTGGTACCGGGGAGTGGCCGCGCTCGCCACCGGCGACCACGAGAACGCCGCGCTGTCCTTCGACGCGATCTACGACGCCTTCCCGGGCGAGCCGGCCCCCAAGCTGGCCCTCGGCCTGTGCGCCGAGGTGCTGGGGCAGCTGGACAACGCCGCCGAGTACTACCGCCTGGTGTGGACGACCGACCCCAGCTTCGTCAGCGCCGCGTTCGGGCTCGCCCGGGTGCGGCTGACCGCCGGGGACCGGCAGAACGCCGTCCGGACCCTGGAGTCCGTACCGGAGGCGTCGATCCACTACACCGCCGCCCGGGTCGCCGCCGTACGGGCCCGGCTCAGACACCGTACGGAGGCGACGCTCGGAGCCGTGTCGGCGCCGCCCTCGACCGGGACCGCCGAAACCACGCCGGACGCCCCGTTCCTGGACGATCTGACCGCGGCCGCCGGGCAGATCGAGGCGCTCGGCGGGTACGGTCTGGACGCGGTGCGCCGTGAGCAGTTGTCCACAGAGGTCCTCGGCTGCGCCCTGGACTGGGTACTCTCCGGGAGCCAGGGTGCCGCGCCCCCGGCCGGCGAGCGGGTGCTGCTCGGCAGCACGCTGGACGAGCGCGGCCTCCGCTTCGGACTGGAGCGGTCGTACCGCACACTGGCCCGGCTCGCCCAAGGCGGCGAGGAGAGGATCGACCTGGTGGAACGTGCCAACCGTTACCGCCCCCGGACGTGGGTGTAGTTGATGTCCCAGATGCCCCAGCCGACCGCGCTGACGAAGTGCCCGATCTGCGAGTGGCCCCTCGCCTCGGACGACCGCTTCTGCGGTGCGTGCGGCCATGACCTCTCGGCGGTCCCCGCACCGCCGGAGGACCACCCGACGCTCACCATGAACGGGACGGCGGGCGACCCGCCCGACGCGGCGTCGCCCGTGGACTGGCCGCTCGCCTCCCCGCCCAGCTCCGACACGCCCCCGCCGGTGGTCCGCCCCACCGACATCCCGGGCACCGACTCCGGCGGCGGCGAACTGCCCGGACCGGGGCGGGGCGTACGGTTCGACCGGCCCCGCGAGCCCGACGAGTACCCGCTGGCCGCGCCCCAGCCACCGGACCCGCGCACCACCGACCTCGCCACCCCTCCGGCCGGGACGAAGGTGTGCGTGGCCTGCCGCGCGGGCCATGTCGACCGGGACGGCTACTGCGAGAACTGCGGGCACGCCCAGCCCCGCGAACGCGACCACATGGAACTGGAGTTGGGCGCCGTCGCCGCCGTCAGCGACCGGGGCCTGCGCCACCACCGCAACGAGGACGCGTTCGCGATCTCCTCGACCGCGCTGCCCGACGGCTCCCCCGCGGTCGTCGCGATCGTCTGCGACGGCGTGTCCTCCGCGACCCGCCCCGACGACGCCTCCCTCGCCGCGGCCCGCGCCGCCAACGAGACGGTCCTGGACTCGCTGCCGCGCGGCACCCACCCGCAGCAGGCCATGCACGACGCGATCATCGCCGCCGCGAGCGCCGTCAACGCCCTGGCGGAGGAGCCCGAGACGGCCCAGGAACACGCCCCGCACCAGAACGCGCCGGCGTGCACCATCGTCGGCTCGATCGTCACCCCGACCCTCCTCGTCGTCGGCTGGGTCGGCGACAGCCGCGCCTACTGGGTACCGGTGGACCGCGGCGCGCCCCCCGCCCGGCTCACCGAGGACGACTCGTGGGCGGCACAGATGGTGTCCGCGGGACTGATGAACGAGGCCGAGGCCTACGCCGACGAGCGCGCCCACGCGATCACCGGCTGGCTCGGCGCGGACGCGTACGAACTGGAGCCGCACACCGCTTCCTTCAAGCCGGACCGGCCGGGTGTAGTGGTGGTGTGCACCGACGGACTGTGGAACTACGCGGAGGCCGCCGAGGACATGGCCGAGGCCGTGCCCCTGGACGCGGCCGAGCGACCGTTGCACTGCGCGCAGGTCCTGGTCGGCCACGCCCTCGACGGAGGTGGCCACGACAACGTAACAGTGGCGATCCTGCCGTTCCCGGCCCCGCCTCAGGGGGCAGGATCGGCCTGAGGATGCTCGCGGGCCGGGTGCTCACGAGCCAGGCGCTCGTGGGACGGGTGCACGCGGGCGCCTCGGCGGCCGGACGGGAAGGCCGACGGACCGGAGGGGACCGGTCCGGGACGGGCACGACAGTCATCACCCCACGTGCCGTGGGGCCATCAGTGGGGCTGCTAGGGGGATCTGAGTAGGCATGGCCAATTTCTCGAAGTCGAACGTGCCGCAGTTCTCGGTCGAGGTGTACCAGAACGAGTACCTGCCCGAGGGCGGCCGTGAGGTGAACGCCATCGTGACGGTCAGCGCGACCGGCGGAGGTACCATCGGCAGCGCGGTCGCCGCGCCGCACCTGTACTCGCCCGGTCAGGGCCCGTCCGCCGCCGTGGCGCTCATGGTCGACTGCTCGGGGTCGATGGACTACCCGCCGACCAAGATGCGCAACGCCCGCGACGCGACGGCCGCCGCGATCGACACCCTGCGCGACGGCGTCCACTTCGCCGTGATCGACGGCACCCACGTGGCCCGGGAGGTCTATCCCGGCGGGGGCCGGCTGGCGGTCGCCGACTCCGCCACCCGGGAGCAGGCCAAGCAGGCGCTGCGCAGGCTCAGCGCGGGCGGCGGCACCGCCATCGGCACCTGGCTGAAGCTCGCCGACCGGCTGCTCGCCTCGGCGGACGTCGCCATCCGCCACGGCATCCTGCTCACCGACGGCCGCAACGAGCACGAGTCCCCCGAGGACCTGAAGGCCGCGCTGGACGCCTGTGCCGGACGGTTCACGTGTGACGCGCGTGGAGTGGGCACCGACTGGGAGGTGAAGGAGGTCACGGGCATCGCCTCCGCGCTGCTCGGCACCGCCGACATCGTCGCCGACCCGGCCGCTCTGTCCGCCGACTTCACCCAGATGATGGAGACGGCCATGGGCAAGGAGGTCGCGGACGTCGCGCTGCGGCTGTGGACCCCGGTCGGCACGCGGATCAAGTTCGTGAAGCAAGTGGCGCCCACGGTCGAGGAGTTGACCGACCGTCGCACCGAGGCCGGACCGCGCGCCGGGGACTACCCGACCGGCTCGTGGGGGGACGAGTCCCGCGACTACCACGTGTGCGTCGAGGTCCCGGCCGCGAACCTCGGCCAGGAGATGTTGGCCGCCCGGGTCTCCCTCGTCATCCCGCAGCCCGACGGCACCGCGCAGAACCTCGGCGCCCAAGGTCTGGTGAAGGCCGTGTGGACCGACGACATGGTCGCGTCCACGTCGATCAATCCCCAGGTCGCGCACTACACAGGTCAGGCCGAACTGGCACAAGTCATCCAGCAGGGTTTGGACGCCCGCAAATCCGGAGATTTCGACGGAGCAACGGCCAAGCTCGGCCGGGCCGTTCAGCTCGCCAGCGCCTCGGGGAACGCCGATACTGCGAAACTGCTTGCGAAGGTGGTGGACGTGGTCGACGCGGCGACAGGTACTGTGCGACTGAAGGCGAAGGTCACGGAGGCCGACGAGATGACTCTCGAGACTCGGTCGACAAAGACTGTTCGTGTAAAGAAGTAGCTGTAAGCAAACAGGAAACACCCGGAAACACCGCTGCACAGAGCCTGGCTCCCCCACCGGGGATCCGGACGGAAGCGGCCACACCGGCCCGTCGCGGCCACAGGAACCGGCCGTGAGGCCGGAAAGGAGAGGGGGAAGCGCCGACATGCCGACCTGCCCGAACGGACACCAGTCGGGTTCCGACGACTGGTGCGAGGTCTGCGGTCACCGTATGGCCGGTGCCGTACCCCCGCCGCCACCACCGCCGCCCCCGGGCGCCGGATACGGATACCCGCCGCCCGGCTCCCCTCCCCCGCCTCCCGGCGCGGGCGGTCCCGGGGGCCCCGGGGGACCTGGGGGTCCCGGTGGACGCCCGCACCTCGCCGCCGAGCCGGAGCTCTGCCCGCAGTGCCGCACGCCCCGCGAGGGCGGCGCGCCCTTCTGCGAGGAGTGCCGGTGGAACTTCCTGACCAACACGGCGACCACGTACACCCCGGCAGCGCCGCGGCCTCCGGCGCCCGGACCGGGCCCGGGCCCGGGCCCGGGCCCGGGTGGCCCTGGTCCCGGCGGCCCCGGCCCGGGCGGCCCGGGCGGCCCCGGCGCCGGCGGCAACCCGGCGCTGCGCTTCCAGCAGCCGCCTCCGCCGTCCTACGGCGGCGGTGAGGGGTACGACTACCAGAGCTCCCGCCCCTCGCAGGTGAACCGTCCCGCCGAACCGATCCCGCCGGGACCGCCGTTCGGCGGCGAGCCCGGTCCGGGCGGCCCCGGAGGGCAGGGCGGCAACGGCGGCTTCGGCGGACCGGGCGGCCCCGGAGGACCTGGTGGCCCCGGCGGGCCCGGAGGCCACGGCGGTCAGGGTCCCGGTGGACCCGGACGTCCGGGTGGTCCCGGCGGTCCCGGCGGTCCCGGTGGCCCTTCGGGGCCGGGGGGTCCCGGTGGGTTCGGCGGCGGGCCTTCGGGTCAGCCGGGTCCGGGGCAGCCCGGGCCGGGCCAGCCCGGTCCGTCCGCGTTCGGCGGGGATCCGTCACGCCCCGGGGCCTCGGCCTTCGGTGGTGACCCTTCGCGTCCCGGCCCCTCGGGCTTCGGCGGCGACCCCTCACGCCCCGGTCCTTCCGGCTTCGGCGGCGACCCCTCACGACCGGTTCCGCCACCGCCCGGACCTACGCCCGGTGGGCCCGGCGGACCTGGTGGACCTGGTGGACCTGGCGGGTCGGGCTTCCCCGGCGGCTCCGGACCCGGCGGTCCCGGCGGCCCCGGTGGTCAGGGTCCCGGGAACGGTCAGGGCCCCGGTGGCGGTCCGGGCGGCCCCGGTGGGGCGCCGCAGGCGTTCCAGCAGGCGGGGACATCCGCCCCGCCCGGCTTCCCGCAGGAGACCCGACGACCGCAGCCCGGCGGTCAGGGCGGTCAGGGCGGTCCCGGAGGTCCTGGGGGCCCCGGCGGCAGCCCCTCGTTCGGCGGTGACGACGACTGGGTGATCTCCCCGCCGTCCACCGGCCCGGGCGGACCCGGTGGTCCCGCGGGTCCCGGCGGTCCCGGCGGCGCGGGTGGCCGTCCGGGTGGCTACGGCTACCCGCAGCCCGGTGCCACCCAGGCCCCGCCCGGCCCCGCGTACCCGCAGGCGCCGACGACCTGGAGCGCGACCATCGGCCCCGACCGCGACTACTTCATGGCGATGATGCAGCGCTCGGGCCCCGAGGCCGCCGGCCTGAACCTGCCCGCGTACTCCCCGGAGCAGCGGCGCGCCCTCACCGGCAACCAGATCACCATCGGACGGCGCCGCCACTCCACCGGCGACACCCCCGACATCGATCTCTCGGTGCCGCCGGAGGACCCGGGCGTCTCCCACCAGCACGCGGTGCTGGTGCAGCAGCCCGACGGCAGCTGGGCGGTCGTCGACCAGAACTCCACCAACGGCACCACGGTCAACGGTTCCGAGGACCCCATCCAGCCCTTCGTCCCGATCCCCCTCCAGGACGGGGACCGGGTCCACGTGGGCGCGTGGACGACGATCACGATCCGCCGGGGCTGACCCGCCCCACGGCAGTGCACCGGCTCAGGGCCGACCGAGCACATCGGTCGGCCCTGAGCCGTCGGCGCGCCCTCCTGGGGCCCAGGTCACGGCAGCGGCCAGGCGTACGGGCCCTCCGGGTCGTCCAGCCAGGCCCAGGCGTGGTCGCCGCGGACCGTGATGCCATAGCGCTCACGGGACGGCATCCCCTCGCGCTGCCACAGCGCGAGCGCCTCGTGCGGGTCGAGACTGCCCGCCGTGAGGGCCAGCAGGAACCGGAACAGCTCGTGGTCCCTGGCCCGGTGCGGCAGCCCGCCCAGATGCGGATGGACCGCTTCCGGCTCACTGCCCCCGCGCAGGGGCACGAAGTACGCCGAGGTGTGCAGGAAGCGCCCCTCCGCGTGCTCGGCGTCCTCCACCCGCAGCCGCACCAGCCCCGTGGCCAGCGGCGTCAGGATGCGCGCACCGGGGGTGCACTGGGCGAGCCAGGCGTGCGGGATCGAGTGCAGTGTGCAGGTCGCGATGATCCGGTCGTACGGCGCCCGCTCGGGCACCCCGCGCGCCCCGTCCCCGGTGACCACGGTCGGGTGGTACCCGGCGGCGTCCAGATGCCTGCGGGCCGCCTCCGTGATGTCGGCGTCGAGATCGACGGTCGTGACCAGGTCGTCCCCCAGCCGGTGCGCGAGCAGGGCGGCGTTGTAACCGGTGCCGGCGCCGATCTCCAGCACCCGGTCGCCGTCCTCCACCTCCAGCTCGGCCAGCATCTTCGCCATCAGCGAGGGCTGACTGCTGGAGGAGATCAGCTCTCCGTCCCGCACACGTGTGGCGAGCGGCGTGTCCGCGTACGCGCCCCGTACCCAGCGGGCCCGCCGCCGGGGGTCCCGTTCCTCGCCCCACAGCCGCTCGAAGCCGCCCAGGACACCCACGTAGTAGTACGGGACGAAGAGATGCCGGGGGACGCTCTCGAACGCCTTCCGCCACTCCGGGTCGGCGTCCCACGCCCCGCTCGCCTCGATCTCACGCACCAGCGCCGCTCGGGCCTCGGCGGCGAGACGTTCCAAGTCGTGGTCCACAGTGTGCGTGCCCATACCTCCACTGTGCGGCCGGACGCCTCCAGAGGCGAGCACCCCGGCCCGACGGTCCGGAATCGACCTGTCCGCCTGTTACGCGGTGGTCCTAAGCCTCAAGTCCTCCGCCGCCGCGTCTGAGACCATGGGGAACGTGAATGAGATTCGGCGCGGCACGCTTCAGGAGCAGTCCTTCTACGAGCAGGTCGGTGGCGAGGAGACCTTCCGGCGCCTCGTGCGCCGTTTCTACGAGGGTGTCGCCGAGGACCCGATCCTGCGGCCCATGTACCCCGAGGAGGACCTGGGCCCGGCCGAGGACCGTCTCACCCTGTTCCTGATCCAGTACTGGGGCGGCCCCACCACCTACAGCGAGAACCGCGGCCACCCCCGCCTCCGCATGCGCCACGCCCCCTTCACCGTCGACCGCGCCGCCCACGACGCCTGGCTGAAGCACATGCGCGACGCCGTCGACGACCTCGGCCTCTCCGAGGAACACGAGCGCACCCTGTGGAACTACCTCACCTACGCGGCCGCCTCCATGGTGAACGCCCCGGGCTAGGC
This genomic stretch from Streptomyces deccanensis harbors:
- a CDS encoding tetratricopeptide repeat protein gives rise to the protein MSVRSSGKTASSSGRARLGVGLVQVPDVPRPDPRSMVLETAEVPERKRFCSRSDCGAPVGRARGERPGRTEGFCTKCGHPYSFVPKLHSGDIVRGQYEVVGCLAHGGLGWIYLAIDRAVSDRWVVLKGLLDTGDQDAMAAAISERRFLAEIEHSNIVRIYNFVEHLDQRTGSLDGYIVMEYVGGKSLKEIANGRRTPDGRRDPLPVEQACAYGIEALEALGHLHSRNLLYCDFKVDNAIQTEDQLKLIDMGAVRRMDDDESAIYGTVGYQAPEVADVGPSVASDLYTVARTLAVLTFDFQGYTNVFVDSLPDPDNIEVFRQYESFYRLLVRATDPDPARRFASAQEMSEQLTGVLREVVSLQTGRARPALSTIFGPEVKVTDTELFAKLDGDVSRLGTRRDKPAARNGGSPSGSPSGTPALLTAGAAVPAPRLTRQLDTAAAALALPVPRVDPGDPNAGFLAGLMTSAPTELITALHAAPSGSLELRLRELRARLEMAEFTIALATLDALERDHPDDWRVVWYRGVAALATGDHENAALSFDAIYDAFPGEPAPKLALGLCAEVLGQLDNAAEYYRLVWTTDPSFVSAAFGLARVRLTAGDRQNAVRTLESVPEASIHYTAARVAAVRARLRHRTEATLGAVSAPPSTGTAETTPDAPFLDDLTAAAGQIEALGGYGLDAVRREQLSTEVLGCALDWVLSGSQGAAPPAGERVLLGSTLDERGLRFGLERSYRTLARLAQGGEERIDLVERANRYRPRTWV
- a CDS encoding PP2C family serine/threonine-protein phosphatase, with amino-acid sequence MSQMPQPTALTKCPICEWPLASDDRFCGACGHDLSAVPAPPEDHPTLTMNGTAGDPPDAASPVDWPLASPPSSDTPPPVVRPTDIPGTDSGGGELPGPGRGVRFDRPREPDEYPLAAPQPPDPRTTDLATPPAGTKVCVACRAGHVDRDGYCENCGHAQPRERDHMELELGAVAAVSDRGLRHHRNEDAFAISSTALPDGSPAVVAIVCDGVSSATRPDDASLAAARAANETVLDSLPRGTHPQQAMHDAIIAAASAVNALAEEPETAQEHAPHQNAPACTIVGSIVTPTLLVVGWVGDSRAYWVPVDRGAPPARLTEDDSWAAQMVSAGLMNEAEAYADERAHAITGWLGADAYELEPHTASFKPDRPGVVVVCTDGLWNYAEAAEDMAEAVPLDAAERPLHCAQVLVGHALDGGGHDNVTVAILPFPAPPQGAGSA
- a CDS encoding vWA domain-containing protein, with amino-acid sequence MANFSKSNVPQFSVEVYQNEYLPEGGREVNAIVTVSATGGGTIGSAVAAPHLYSPGQGPSAAVALMVDCSGSMDYPPTKMRNARDATAAAIDTLRDGVHFAVIDGTHVAREVYPGGGRLAVADSATREQAKQALRRLSAGGGTAIGTWLKLADRLLASADVAIRHGILLTDGRNEHESPEDLKAALDACAGRFTCDARGVGTDWEVKEVTGIASALLGTADIVADPAALSADFTQMMETAMGKEVADVALRLWTPVGTRIKFVKQVAPTVEELTDRRTEAGPRAGDYPTGSWGDESRDYHVCVEVPAANLGQEMLAARVSLVIPQPDGTAQNLGAQGLVKAVWTDDMVASTSINPQVAHYTGQAELAQVIQQGLDARKSGDFDGATAKLGRAVQLASASGNADTAKLLAKVVDVVDAATGTVRLKAKVTEADEMTLETRSTKTVRVKK
- a CDS encoding FHA domain-containing protein → MPTCPNGHQSGSDDWCEVCGHRMAGAVPPPPPPPPPGAGYGYPPPGSPPPPPGAGGPGGPGGPGGPGGRPHLAAEPELCPQCRTPREGGAPFCEECRWNFLTNTATTYTPAAPRPPAPGPGPGPGPGPGGPGPGGPGPGGPGGPGAGGNPALRFQQPPPPSYGGGEGYDYQSSRPSQVNRPAEPIPPGPPFGGEPGPGGPGGQGGNGGFGGPGGPGGPGGPGGPGGHGGQGPGGPGRPGGPGGPGGPGGPSGPGGPGGFGGGPSGQPGPGQPGPGQPGPSAFGGDPSRPGASAFGGDPSRPGPSGFGGDPSRPGPSGFGGDPSRPVPPPPGPTPGGPGGPGGPGGPGGSGFPGGSGPGGPGGPGGQGPGNGQGPGGGPGGPGGAPQAFQQAGTSAPPGFPQETRRPQPGGQGGQGGPGGPGGPGGSPSFGGDDDWVISPPSTGPGGPGGPAGPGGPGGAGGRPGGYGYPQPGATQAPPGPAYPQAPTTWSATIGPDRDYFMAMMQRSGPEAAGLNLPAYSPEQRRALTGNQITIGRRRHSTGDTPDIDLSVPPEDPGVSHQHAVLVQQPDGSWAVVDQNSTNGTTVNGSEDPIQPFVPIPLQDGDRVHVGAWTTITIRRG
- a CDS encoding methyltransferase domain-containing protein → MGTHTVDHDLERLAAEARAALVREIEASGAWDADPEWRKAFESVPRHLFVPYYYVGVLGGFERLWGEERDPRRRARWVRGAYADTPLATRVRDGELISSSSQPSLMAKMLAELEVEDGDRVLEIGAGTGYNAALLAHRLGDDLVTTVDLDADITEAARRHLDAAGYHPTVVTGDGARGVPERAPYDRIIATCTLHSIPHAWLAQCTPGARILTPLATGLVRLRVEDAEHAEGRFLHTSAYFVPLRGGSEPEAVHPHLGGLPHRARDHELFRFLLALTAGSLDPHEALALWQREGMPSRERYGITVRGDHAWAWLDDPEGPYAWPLP
- a CDS encoding globin, whose product is MGNVNEIRRGTLQEQSFYEQVGGEETFRRLVRRFYEGVAEDPILRPMYPEEDLGPAEDRLTLFLIQYWGGPTTYSENRGHPRLRMRHAPFTVDRAAHDAWLKHMRDAVDDLGLSEEHERTLWNYLTYAAASMVNAPG